The following proteins come from a genomic window of Polyangiaceae bacterium:
- a CDS encoding 2-hydroxychromene-2-carboxylate isomerase: protein MKLDFYFDYSCPYAYLASTRIQELAEKTGAELSYRPFLLGGLFRALDGTPSEATTLVPARALHNGLDMLRWAELWGVPLRMPKTHPNRTVTALRATLASGDVPRASKALFAAYWAEGRDLADPAVIAEALAAAGFDASLLLRRAEAPEVKQELRERTDEALRRGVFGAPALFVENELYWGQDRLDFVARALGETASVLAFSPPALGTPPGEVEIFYDFSSPFAYLGALRIDAVAARTGASVRWRPMLLGALFREIGTPDVPLFSFPSAKQRYLRRDLERFAERFDIPFRFPSTFPLRSVLALRVALAAGPHIAEVSRRLFRAVWAEDQDVSDSDVLRRILNDAPALVDRASSAEVKQALRDNTSEAQRRGVCGAPTFAVGDDLYWGQDRLDLVELALRGWRPQASGPAPA from the coding sequence GTGAAGCTCGACTTCTACTTCGACTACTCGTGCCCCTACGCCTACCTCGCGTCGACGCGCATCCAAGAGCTCGCAGAAAAGACCGGCGCCGAGCTTTCGTATCGACCGTTCCTGCTCGGCGGGCTGTTTCGCGCCCTCGACGGGACGCCGAGCGAAGCCACCACGCTGGTTCCCGCGCGAGCGCTCCACAACGGGCTCGACATGTTGCGTTGGGCGGAGCTCTGGGGCGTGCCGCTCCGCATGCCGAAGACGCATCCGAATCGTACCGTCACCGCGCTCCGCGCCACCCTCGCCAGCGGCGACGTGCCGCGAGCGAGCAAGGCCCTCTTCGCGGCGTACTGGGCCGAAGGGCGTGATCTCGCCGACCCCGCGGTGATCGCCGAGGCCCTGGCCGCCGCCGGCTTCGACGCCAGCTTGCTCTTGCGGCGCGCCGAAGCTCCAGAAGTGAAGCAAGAGCTCCGAGAGCGCACCGACGAAGCGCTCCGCCGCGGCGTGTTCGGCGCGCCCGCGCTGTTCGTCGAGAACGAGCTGTACTGGGGACAGGACCGCCTCGATTTCGTGGCGCGCGCGCTGGGCGAGACGGCGAGCGTGCTCGCTTTCTCGCCGCCCGCGCTGGGCACGCCGCCCGGCGAGGTCGAGATCTTCTACGACTTCTCGAGTCCCTTCGCCTACCTCGGCGCGCTGCGCATCGACGCGGTCGCCGCTCGCACGGGCGCCAGCGTCCGCTGGCGCCCGATGCTGCTCGGCGCCCTGTTCCGCGAGATCGGCACACCGGACGTGCCCCTGTTCTCGTTTCCCAGCGCCAAGCAGCGCTACCTCCGCCGCGACCTCGAGCGCTTCGCCGAACGCTTCGACATCCCGTTCCGCTTTCCGTCCACGTTCCCGCTGCGGAGCGTGCTGGCGCTGCGCGTGGCCCTCGCGGCCGGCCCGCACATCGCGGAGGTGAGCCGTCGGCTGTTTCGCGCCGTGTGGGCGGAGGACCAAGACGTCTCCGACTCCGACGTGCTGCGCCGGATCCTGAACGACGCGCCGGCGCTGGTCGATCGCGCATCGAGCGCCGAGGTGAAACAGGCGCTGCGCGACAACACCAGCGAGGCCCAGCGCCGCGGCGTGTGCGGCGCGCCGACCTTCGCCGTCGGCGACGATCTGTACTGGGGGCAGGATCGCCTCGACCTCGTAGAGCTGGCCCTCCGCGGATGGCGCCCGCAGGCATCCGGTCCCGCCCCCGCTTGA
- the tpx gene encoding thiol peroxidase: MAELRKGAVKWKGAPTDVLGPEIKVGDKAPTDFSIVGTDMSAITGKDMAGQTRIICAVPSLDTPVCDTEMRRFNKEAEKLGDVKVYVVSMDLPFAQKRWCGATGSDKIIAASDYKDRNFGTAFGTFAPSKGLEVRAVFVIGKDDVVKHVEYVEDIVNEPNYDAALGAAKAAG, translated from the coding sequence ATGGCAGAATTGCGCAAGGGCGCCGTGAAGTGGAAGGGCGCGCCCACGGACGTGCTCGGTCCCGAGATCAAAGTCGGGGACAAGGCCCCCACGGACTTCAGCATCGTGGGCACCGACATGAGCGCCATTACCGGTAAGGACATGGCGGGGCAGACGCGGATCATCTGCGCCGTGCCGTCGCTCGACACTCCGGTGTGCGACACGGAAATGCGCCGCTTCAACAAGGAGGCGGAAAAGCTGGGTGACGTGAAGGTCTACGTCGTCAGCATGGACCTACCCTTCGCCCAGAAGCGTTGGTGCGGCGCCACCGGCAGCGACAAGATCATCGCCGCCAGCGACTACAAGGACCGGAACTTCGGCACGGCCTTCGGCACCTTCGCGCCCTCCAAGGGTCTCGAGGTCCGCGCCGTGTTCGTCATCGGCAAGGACGACGTCGTCAAGCACGTGGAGTACGTGGAGGACATCGTCAACGAGCCCAACTACGACGCCGCCCTCGGCGCTGCCAAGGCCGCCGGCTGA
- a CDS encoding 6-phosphofructokinase — MAVVVGGGPAPGINSVIGAATIRAQLSGVPVVGIRDGFQWIMNGDISHVTPLTIQSVSRIHFRGGSIIGISRANPTKDPKHLENTVISLLRLNVSKLITIGGDDTAFTALRLSQQAQGRIHVVHVPKTIDNDLDLPGSIPTFGFQTARHVGVGIVKDLQVDAFTTSRWYFIIAMGRKAGHLALGIGKAAGATLTLIPEEFPEKYIRLGRIVDTLAGAIVKRQSYGRSDGTAVLAEGLVERLHPEDLEELANVERDAHDNLRIAEVNFGELLKSRVQERLKGMGIKSTVVAKNIGYELRCTDPIPYDMEYTRDLGYCAAKYLLEDGTDAMVTIQQAKFQPIGLTDMLDPETGRTRVRMVDVSTEHYKIARRYMLRLRRDDFEDPHELAKFAATAGLSLEEFRRQFEYLVEDEPPPVLLRPDAG, encoded by the coding sequence ATGGCCGTCGTCGTGGGCGGAGGCCCCGCCCCTGGAATCAACAGCGTGATTGGCGCCGCCACGATCCGCGCCCAGCTCTCCGGTGTGCCCGTCGTCGGCATCCGGGACGGGTTTCAGTGGATCATGAACGGCGACATCAGCCACGTCACGCCGCTCACGATTCAGAGCGTGAGCCGTATCCACTTTCGCGGCGGCTCGATCATTGGCATTTCCCGCGCCAACCCAACAAAAGATCCCAAGCACTTGGAGAACACGGTCATCTCCTTGCTGCGCTTGAACGTCTCCAAGCTCATCACCATCGGCGGGGACGACACGGCCTTCACCGCGCTGCGCCTTAGCCAACAGGCCCAAGGGCGCATCCACGTGGTGCACGTGCCGAAGACCATCGACAACGATCTGGATCTGCCCGGCAGCATTCCCACCTTCGGTTTTCAGACCGCGCGGCACGTGGGCGTGGGCATCGTGAAGGATCTGCAGGTAGACGCGTTCACTACCTCGCGCTGGTATTTCATCATCGCCATGGGTCGCAAGGCCGGCCACCTCGCTCTCGGCATCGGCAAAGCGGCGGGCGCGACGCTCACGCTCATTCCGGAAGAGTTCCCGGAGAAGTACATCCGACTGGGCCGCATCGTGGACACCCTCGCCGGCGCCATCGTGAAGCGGCAGTCCTACGGCCGCAGCGATGGCACTGCGGTGCTCGCCGAAGGCTTGGTGGAACGCCTGCACCCGGAGGATCTGGAAGAGCTGGCCAACGTGGAGCGCGACGCCCACGACAACCTGCGCATCGCCGAGGTGAACTTCGGCGAGCTGCTCAAATCCCGGGTTCAGGAGCGGCTGAAGGGCATGGGCATCAAGAGCACCGTGGTGGCCAAGAACATCGGCTACGAGCTGCGCTGCACGGATCCCATCCCCTACGACATGGAGTACACCCGGGACCTCGGCTACTGCGCGGCGAAGTACCTGCTGGAAGACGGCACCGACGCCATGGTGACCATCCAGCAAGCCAAGTTCCAGCCCATCGGCCTGACGGACATGCTCGATCCCGAGACCGGGCGCACGCGGGTGCGCATGGTCGACGTGAGCACCGAGCACTACAAGATCGCTCGCCGCTACATGCTGCGCCTGCGCCGGGACGACTTCGAGGATCCCCACGAGCTCGCCAAGTTCGCCGCCACGGCGGGGCTCTCGCTGGAGGAGTTCCGGCGGCAGTTCGAGTACCTGGTGGAGGACGAGCCGCCGCCGGTGCTGCTGCGCCCAGACGCGGGGTGA
- a CDS encoding AAA family ATPase, with protein sequence MKLAVLRLASFGPFSEVELDFSGGEPALHVVFGPNEAGKSTALRAISDLLFGIPERTRDAHTHAALRIGARLIAQDGREIDIARRKGRKNTLLDASGDPLPEEVLLPFLGGVGAQGFKLGFGLDAARLRQGAEALLAGDGAVGQILFDAATGGASVERVMGELRRQADELFKPRAKNPRINAAIAEYKAAKDKLRDRVHLPEAWERQQAALARARAERAELEGAQGELGRERLKLERAKLALPQLARHREARVALEALGPVPVLDRGAREERERLSTQLAEVRSALAQLEPRITDLKQRSGQVVVPAALVEIDAARIFELSQRLGSQRKARADLPKVRAQLDEQTRQAEAIAARLGADVAEAKQRFRLTTAQSARIQELCTQQPADPGELQAEVEARAARHAAAQERVAELPPGEDTSELARVVEGARKLESAAERRGEHERALAKIAQKAGRLLASHAPYVGDLAGVLSLALPPEETIDRFAEEHQTLAREREQVAQEQRDVAQRTRDAVEALETLVRQAEVPTLEELAHARARRDAGWHIVKQGLLGGAVDKDARAFDPERALPDAFEDAQTRADTVADRLRREATDVARRAQLEAERSRLDVEREELEARAAAQQSAAADFERRWHAAWKASGLTPLTPTEMRGFAKRHAELCELAERHAEIAAERDALTREEAERVAELSALLGAGGSLAELIRRAELRLEQALEVDRERERRAQAQQAAAEELSTARQRAERQRAEREEWRRSFGDAVAPLGFSADSSPREVLAVLSEARDLFAKLEQAESEGARIAGIERDAREFEADVHALVATAAPELAELPPEAAADRLVAAHREALTARDAQEQRARELSEKEDELGALRAREQGLSAALAELCRRAGAGSLDELREMEERAEQRAKLLEERQGIERALTEASDGLTVAELERELAGVSRDDAKLRLPEIERELEELDEKREALLGHIATLEQALLRFESTEGEEAALELEAKAAAVQADVERWVRLHLATAVLSREIERYRQENQGPVLERASAIYSRLTHGRYVGLTAEVGSGDRVVLHARRADEKPVELDGLSDGARDQLYLALRLATLERHAQTAEPLPLVLDDVLASFDEERTAAALSVLADVAQTTQVLLFTHHAHLVEQAKSVLGKAQLRVHELRRTGPGPELRASS encoded by the coding sequence GTGAAGCTCGCAGTGCTCAGGCTGGCGTCCTTCGGTCCCTTCAGCGAGGTAGAGCTCGACTTCTCCGGAGGAGAGCCCGCGCTGCACGTCGTCTTCGGCCCCAACGAAGCGGGCAAGAGCACGGCACTCCGCGCGATCTCCGACCTGTTGTTCGGCATTCCCGAGAGGACTCGCGATGCCCACACGCACGCGGCGCTGCGCATCGGCGCGCGGCTGATCGCTCAGGACGGGCGCGAGATCGACATTGCTCGGCGCAAAGGGCGCAAGAATACGCTCTTGGACGCGTCCGGGGATCCATTGCCCGAAGAAGTGCTGCTGCCTTTCCTCGGCGGCGTGGGGGCGCAGGGGTTCAAGCTCGGTTTCGGCCTGGACGCGGCGCGACTGCGACAGGGGGCGGAGGCGCTGCTCGCCGGGGACGGCGCCGTGGGCCAGATCTTGTTCGACGCGGCCACCGGTGGGGCCAGCGTGGAGCGCGTGATGGGCGAGCTCCGGCGGCAGGCGGACGAGCTCTTCAAGCCCCGCGCCAAGAACCCCCGCATCAACGCTGCCATCGCGGAGTACAAGGCGGCGAAGGACAAGCTTCGCGATCGCGTTCACCTGCCCGAGGCCTGGGAGCGGCAGCAAGCAGCCCTCGCTCGAGCGCGGGCGGAGCGCGCGGAGTTGGAGGGCGCGCAGGGCGAGCTCGGACGGGAGCGACTCAAGCTGGAGCGGGCGAAGCTGGCGTTGCCGCAGCTCGCCCGGCATCGAGAGGCGCGCGTCGCACTGGAGGCGTTGGGACCGGTGCCGGTACTCGACCGGGGCGCCCGCGAGGAGCGGGAACGCCTCTCGACCCAGCTCGCGGAGGTGCGCTCCGCGCTCGCACAGCTCGAGCCGCGCATCACGGATCTGAAGCAGAGAAGCGGCCAGGTCGTGGTTCCGGCGGCGCTCGTCGAGATCGACGCCGCGCGGATTTTCGAGCTTTCGCAGCGGCTCGGCAGCCAACGCAAGGCGCGAGCGGATCTGCCCAAGGTGCGGGCGCAGCTGGACGAGCAAACGCGCCAGGCGGAGGCCATCGCGGCGCGCTTGGGAGCGGACGTCGCGGAGGCGAAGCAGCGCTTTCGGCTGACGACGGCGCAGAGCGCTCGCATCCAAGAGCTGTGCACCCAGCAGCCGGCGGACCCCGGGGAGCTCCAAGCGGAGGTCGAAGCGCGCGCCGCTCGCCACGCCGCGGCCCAAGAGCGAGTCGCAGAGCTGCCCCCCGGGGAGGACACGTCGGAGCTCGCTCGCGTCGTCGAAGGCGCGCGGAAGCTCGAGAGCGCCGCCGAGCGCCGCGGGGAGCACGAGCGCGCACTCGCAAAGATCGCGCAGAAGGCGGGGCGCCTGCTTGCGTCGCATGCGCCGTACGTCGGGGATCTCGCGGGCGTGCTCTCGCTGGCGCTGCCCCCGGAGGAGACCATCGACCGCTTCGCGGAAGAGCACCAAACGCTCGCCCGCGAGCGCGAGCAGGTCGCCCAAGAGCAGCGGGACGTCGCTCAGCGCACGCGGGATGCGGTCGAGGCACTGGAGACGTTGGTGCGCCAGGCGGAGGTGCCAACCCTGGAAGAGCTGGCTCACGCGCGCGCGCGGCGCGACGCCGGCTGGCACATCGTCAAGCAAGGTCTGCTGGGAGGAGCCGTCGACAAAGACGCAAGGGCCTTCGATCCGGAGCGCGCACTGCCGGATGCGTTCGAGGACGCTCAAACGCGGGCCGACACCGTCGCGGATCGCCTGCGCCGCGAGGCCACGGACGTCGCCCGGCGCGCGCAGCTGGAAGCCGAGCGGAGCCGCTTGGACGTGGAGCGCGAAGAGCTGGAAGCGCGCGCGGCGGCGCAGCAAAGCGCCGCCGCGGACTTCGAGCGCCGCTGGCACGCGGCGTGGAAGGCGTCGGGGCTCACCCCGCTCACGCCCACGGAAATGCGTGGCTTTGCCAAGCGTCACGCCGAGCTGTGCGAGCTCGCAGAACGTCACGCGGAGATCGCGGCAGAGCGAGACGCGCTGACGCGGGAAGAAGCGGAGCGCGTGGCGGAGCTTTCGGCGCTGCTGGGTGCCGGCGGTTCCCTCGCGGAGCTGATCCGGCGCGCGGAGCTCCGGCTCGAGCAGGCGCTAGAGGTCGATCGCGAGCGCGAACGGCGCGCGCAAGCGCAGCAGGCCGCGGCGGAGGAGCTCTCCACCGCGCGTCAGCGCGCAGAGCGTCAGCGCGCGGAGCGTGAAGAGTGGCGCCGGAGCTTCGGCGACGCCGTCGCGCCGCTGGGGTTTTCCGCCGACAGCTCGCCCAGGGAGGTGCTGGCGGTGCTCTCGGAGGCGCGGGACCTCTTCGCGAAGCTGGAGCAAGCGGAGTCGGAGGGCGCACGCATCGCGGGCATCGAGCGGGACGCGCGCGAGTTCGAGGCCGACGTGCACGCGCTCGTCGCCACGGCGGCACCGGAGCTCGCGGAGCTACCGCCGGAAGCGGCGGCGGATCGCCTGGTGGCGGCCCATCGCGAGGCGCTCACCGCGCGCGACGCCCAGGAGCAGCGGGCGCGGGAGCTGAGCGAGAAGGAAGACGAGCTCGGCGCGCTGCGCGCGCGGGAGCAAGGGCTGTCCGCGGCGCTCGCGGAGCTCTGCCGTCGCGCCGGGGCAGGGAGCTTGGACGAGCTTCGTGAGATGGAGGAGCGCGCGGAGCAGCGAGCCAAGCTCCTGGAAGAGCGCCAAGGCATCGAGCGGGCGCTGACGGAAGCATCCGACGGCCTCACGGTGGCGGAGCTCGAGCGGGAGCTCGCGGGCGTGTCGCGGGACGACGCCAAGCTGCGCCTTCCGGAGATCGAGCGGGAGCTCGAGGAGCTGGACGAAAAGCGCGAGGCGCTGCTCGGTCACATCGCCACGTTGGAGCAGGCGCTACTGCGCTTCGAGTCCACGGAAGGAGAGGAAGCGGCGCTCGAGCTCGAAGCGAAGGCCGCGGCGGTGCAGGCGGACGTCGAGCGTTGGGTGCGGCTGCACCTCGCCACCGCCGTGCTCTCCCGGGAGATCGAGCGCTACCGGCAAGAGAACCAAGGGCCGGTGCTCGAGCGCGCCAGCGCGATCTACTCGCGCCTGACGCACGGCCGCTACGTGGGGCTCACGGCGGAAGTGGGCAGCGGGGATCGCGTGGTGCTCCACGCCCGGCGCGCCGACGAAAAGCCGGTGGAGCTCGACGGCTTGAGCGACGGCGCCCGCGATCAGCTGTACCTCGCGCTGCGCCTGGCCACGCTGGAACGTCACGCGCAGACGGCGGAGCCCCTGCCGCTGGTGCTCGACGACGTGCTCGCGAGCTTCGACGAGGAGCGCACCGCGGCGGCGCTATCCGTGCTGGCGGACGTGGCGCAGACCACGCAAGTGCTGCTCTTCACGCACCACGCCCACTTGGTGGAGCAGGCCAAGAGCGTCCTTGGCAAGGCGCAGCTCCGGGTGCACGAGCTTCGACGCACGGGGCCGGGGCCCGAGCTTCGCGCCTCGAGCTGA
- a CDS encoding pentapeptide repeat-containing protein, which produces MAKKKNKDAARFEDEDLSGAHFVRTRLKDARFEDVSAEAAVVEDATFAGAKLHDVTLEGVVVDDANAKGSRLTNIDLQKSTLSDANLAGATLDNIEASDLSLSDANAPRAKLDNVSLAGARLSDVDLSAARIENANLSGVQVSDANLSGSKLENVDLSGVVIEDANIEGLVIDGVRIDELLAREKPDQR; this is translated from the coding sequence GTGGCCAAGAAGAAGAACAAGGACGCCGCGCGCTTCGAGGACGAAGATCTGTCCGGCGCTCACTTCGTGCGCACCCGCTTGAAGGACGCGCGCTTCGAGGACGTCAGTGCCGAGGCCGCGGTGGTGGAAGATGCGACCTTCGCCGGCGCCAAGCTCCACGACGTGACGCTCGAAGGCGTCGTCGTGGATGACGCCAACGCGAAGGGCTCGCGGCTCACCAACATCGATCTGCAAAAGAGCACGCTTTCGGACGCGAACCTCGCCGGCGCAACGCTCGACAACATCGAGGCCAGTGATCTGTCACTGTCGGATGCCAACGCCCCGCGGGCCAAGCTCGACAACGTGTCCCTCGCCGGCGCCCGGCTCTCGGACGTGGATCTCTCCGCCGCTCGCATCGAAAACGCGAACCTCTCCGGCGTGCAGGTCTCGGACGCGAACCTGTCCGGCTCCAAGCTCGAGAACGTGGATCTCTCCGGTGTCGTGATAGAGGACGCGAACATCGAGGGCTTGGTCATCGACGGCGTGCGCATCGACGAGCTCTTGGCTCGCGAGAAGCCCGACCAGCGTTAG
- a CDS encoding DNA repair exonuclease, whose amino-acid sequence MKLVHAADLHLDSPLSGLERYEGAPVERIRGATRRALSNLVQLCLEEDAKLLLLAGDLYDGSWKDYSTGLFFSQQMARLAREGCRVAWIRGNHDAASQITQHLVLPEGVTELPFKKPGTVRYEDLGIAVHGQGFKTREVTERLAESYPEPEPGALNIGLLHTSLSGRPGHAPYAPCTADMLSHRGYDYWALGHVHAREVVSERPFIVFPGNLQGRHARETGDKGATVVSVDGRRVAGIEHRALDVVRWGRLEVNAAECASLDDVLERVGEALAEARDDAEGRLLCVRLEITGASRAHAELERDPEALRANVLSIAGDVGARELWVEKVRVETRPPSDLSLGEDVVGQVARAFAALQGDDAAVAELAEELAPLLQKLPAELKSAADGRRHDDPNAVTQALADAERMVLTLLTSGGRS is encoded by the coding sequence ATGAAGCTCGTCCACGCCGCCGATCTACACCTGGACAGTCCGCTGTCCGGCCTGGAGCGCTACGAGGGCGCGCCCGTGGAGCGCATTCGCGGGGCCACGCGGCGTGCGCTGTCGAACTTGGTCCAGCTGTGTCTGGAAGAGGACGCGAAGCTCCTGCTCTTGGCCGGAGATCTCTACGACGGCAGCTGGAAGGACTACTCCACCGGCCTGTTCTTCTCGCAGCAGATGGCCCGGCTCGCTCGCGAGGGCTGCCGCGTCGCCTGGATTCGCGGCAATCACGACGCCGCCAGCCAGATCACGCAGCATTTGGTGCTTCCCGAAGGCGTCACCGAGCTGCCTTTCAAGAAGCCGGGGACCGTGCGCTACGAGGATCTCGGCATTGCCGTGCATGGTCAGGGCTTCAAGACGCGAGAAGTGACCGAGCGGCTGGCCGAAAGCTATCCGGAGCCCGAGCCCGGGGCGTTGAACATCGGTCTGTTGCACACCTCCCTCAGCGGCCGTCCCGGACACGCGCCCTACGCGCCGTGCACGGCGGACATGCTTTCCCATCGCGGCTACGACTACTGGGCGCTCGGGCACGTCCACGCCCGGGAGGTGGTGAGCGAACGTCCGTTCATCGTGTTCCCCGGAAACCTGCAAGGCCGGCACGCTCGGGAGACCGGCGACAAGGGCGCCACCGTCGTCAGCGTGGACGGGCGGCGGGTCGCGGGCATCGAGCACCGCGCCCTGGACGTGGTGCGCTGGGGCCGGCTGGAAGTGAACGCGGCGGAGTGCGCATCGCTGGATGACGTGTTGGAGCGGGTGGGAGAGGCGCTGGCGGAGGCACGGGACGACGCCGAGGGGCGGCTCTTGTGTGTGCGTTTGGAGATCACCGGGGCGTCCCGGGCGCACGCCGAGCTCGAGCGCGATCCGGAGGCGCTCCGCGCCAACGTGTTGTCCATCGCCGGGGACGTGGGCGCGCGGGAGCTGTGGGTCGAGAAGGTGCGGGTGGAGACCCGGCCGCCTTCGGACTTGTCCCTCGGGGAGGACGTGGTGGGGCAGGTCGCGCGGGCGTTTGCTGCACTGCAAGGCGACGACGCCGCCGTGGCGGAGCTCGCGGAAGAGCTCGCGCCCCTGTTGCAGAAGCTGCCGGCAGAGCTCAAAAGCGCCGCGGACGGCAGGCGACACGACGATCCGAACGCCGTGACACAGGCGTTGGCCGACGCCGAACGCATGGTGCTCACGCTGCTCACGTCCGGAGGTCGTTCGTGA